The Aeromicrobium sp. Leaf245 genome includes a region encoding these proteins:
- the sfnG gene encoding dimethylsulfone monooxygenase SfnG: MPISTDPLKFAYWVPNVSGGLVTSTIEQRTDWSYDFNVKVAQLAEQVGFEYALSQVRYTASYGADQQHESTSFSLGLLTQTEKLKVIAAVHPGLWHPAVLAKWIITADHISGGRAAVNVVSGWFKDEFTGLGEPWLEHDERYRRSEEFIRVLRGLWTEEGFEHRGDFYRIHDFTLKPGPVDVPGRPHPEIFQGGNSTAARRNGGSVADWYFSNGKDLDGFTEQYLEVNQNASIAGREGQVRFGLNGFVVARDSEAEARDVLEEIIAKANPDAVEGFRQAVQQAGSSTSDGKGMWADSSFRDLVQYNDGFRTGLVGTPEQVATRIVEYKKRGVDLFLLGFLHYLEDIAYFGEKVLPIVRELETQAVEAGTLGEDALTSA; this comes from the coding sequence ATGCCCATCAGCACCGATCCCCTGAAGTTCGCGTACTGGGTCCCCAACGTCTCCGGCGGACTCGTCACCAGCACCATCGAGCAGCGCACCGACTGGAGCTACGACTTCAACGTGAAGGTCGCCCAGCTCGCCGAGCAGGTCGGCTTCGAGTACGCCCTCAGCCAGGTCCGCTACACCGCGTCGTACGGCGCCGACCAGCAGCACGAGTCGACGAGCTTCAGCCTCGGCCTGCTCACCCAGACGGAGAAGCTCAAGGTCATCGCCGCCGTCCACCCCGGTCTCTGGCACCCGGCGGTGCTGGCCAAGTGGATCATCACCGCCGACCACATCTCCGGCGGTCGCGCGGCGGTGAACGTCGTGTCCGGCTGGTTCAAGGACGAGTTCACCGGCCTCGGCGAGCCGTGGCTGGAGCACGACGAGCGCTACCGCCGCAGCGAGGAGTTCATCCGCGTGCTGCGAGGGCTCTGGACCGAGGAGGGGTTCGAGCACCGCGGCGACTTCTACCGGATCCACGACTTCACCCTGAAGCCTGGACCGGTCGACGTGCCGGGCCGTCCGCACCCGGAGATCTTCCAGGGCGGCAACTCCACGGCAGCCCGCCGCAACGGCGGCTCGGTGGCCGACTGGTACTTCTCCAACGGCAAGGACCTCGACGGCTTCACCGAGCAGTACCTCGAGGTGAACCAGAACGCGTCGATCGCCGGACGCGAGGGGCAGGTGAGGTTCGGCCTCAACGGCTTCGTCGTCGCCCGCGACTCCGAGGCCGAGGCCCGCGACGTGCTCGAGGAGATCATCGCGAAGGCCAACCCCGACGCCGTCGAGGGCTTCCGCCAGGCCGTCCAGCAGGCCGGCAGCAGCACGAGCGACGGCAAGGGGATGTGGGCCGACTCCTCCTTCCGGGACCTCGTCCAGTACAACGACGGGTTCCGCACCGGGCTCGTCGGCACGCCGGAGCAGGTGGCCACCCGCATCGTCGAGTACAAGAAGCGCGGCGTCGACCTGTTCCTGCTCGGCTTCCTGCACTACCTCGAGGACATCGCGTACTTCGGCGAGAAGGTGCTGCCGATCGTCCGGGAGCTCGAGACGCAGGCCGTCGAGGCCGGGACCCTCGGCGAGGACGCCCTCACGTCGGCCTGA
- a CDS encoding flavin reductase family protein codes for MTVSVDTTLETALRNAMANFATGLTIVTTSAAGRPHGTTLSGVMSLSMDPPMILLSLSRTSSLLARLQRGGRFGVNVLAAHQDQVALRFATKVHDRFADIGWRDDGAPRLDDVHAWVLADVTGTVPAGDHVLVLGTVVSAETGDHQPLTYWQRTFGTHKAF; via the coding sequence ATGACCGTGTCCGTGGACACCACGCTCGAGACGGCCCTGCGCAACGCCATGGCGAACTTCGCCACCGGGCTCACCATCGTCACGACGTCGGCCGCAGGGCGCCCGCACGGCACCACCCTGAGCGGCGTCATGTCGCTCTCGATGGACCCGCCGATGATCCTGCTGTCCCTGTCGCGGACGTCGAGCCTTCTCGCCCGCCTGCAGCGCGGCGGGCGCTTCGGTGTCAACGTGCTCGCGGCCCACCAGGACCAGGTCGCCCTGCGGTTCGCGACGAAGGTCCACGACCGCTTCGCCGACATCGGGTGGCGCGACGACGGCGCACCGCGCCTCGACGACGTCCATGCCTGGGTCCTGGCCGACGTGACCGGCACCGTGCCGGCGGGCGACCACGTGCTCGTGCTCGGCACCGTCGTGTCCGCCGAGACCGGCGACCACCAGCCGCTCACCTACTGGCAGCGCACCTTCGGCACCCACAAGGCGTTCTGA